A single Corallococcus exiguus DNA region contains:
- a CDS encoding TetR/AcrR family transcriptional regulator, whose translation MPSPRRGKTPPPPAAPEPDARARLIAAGQRVLGERGYDAATVKEVAREAGVNQGLVHYYFGSKDALLLAVTQEASRQYLSELERLRAQTPAEELAQTAFTWGEKLATDAPGTCRLRYELFALGLRNRELTPAVAQLLGQGDEEIARTVAHVRTGHDSAPTAEDLHYAVIIKACVDGLALHHQLDKSFDPLPVYALLRRIMLASIEQPAPPRAPARKPKAQGRRGTRSPRGTRSSRTRKAPAPRRR comes from the coding sequence ATGCCATCCCCCCGCCGTGGCAAGACGCCGCCTCCCCCCGCTGCTCCGGAGCCTGACGCCCGGGCGCGCCTCATCGCCGCCGGCCAGCGCGTGTTGGGGGAGCGCGGCTACGACGCCGCCACGGTGAAGGAGGTGGCTCGCGAGGCCGGGGTGAACCAGGGCCTGGTGCACTACTACTTCGGCAGCAAGGACGCGCTGCTGCTGGCCGTCACCCAGGAGGCGAGCCGGCAGTACCTGTCGGAGCTGGAGCGGCTGCGCGCGCAGACCCCGGCGGAGGAGCTGGCGCAGACGGCCTTTACCTGGGGTGAGAAGCTGGCCACGGACGCGCCGGGAACGTGCCGGTTGCGTTACGAGCTGTTCGCGCTGGGCCTGCGCAACCGGGAGCTGACGCCCGCCGTCGCGCAGCTGTTGGGCCAGGGCGACGAGGAAATCGCCCGCACCGTGGCGCACGTGCGCACGGGTCACGACTCGGCCCCCACCGCCGAGGACCTGCACTACGCGGTCATCATCAAGGCGTGCGTGGACGGGCTCGCGCTGCACCACCAGTTAGACAAGAGCTTCGACCCGCTGCCCGTGTACGCGCTGCTGCGGCGGATCATGCTCGCGAGCATCGAGCAGCCCGCCCCGCCTCGCGCACCCGCGCGCAAGCCGAAGGCCCAGGGCCGTCGCGGAACGCGTTCGCCACGCGGAACGCGCTCGTCACGTACGCGCAAGGCGCCGGCTCCTCGCCGCCGCTGA